One stretch of Pararhizobium qamdonense DNA includes these proteins:
- a CDS encoding S9 family peptidase → MSIFKNLPPAPAALKKPVTDTRHGITRTDDYAWLRAENWQAMFKDPSILDPEIRRHLEAENAYMKAAMADTEALQKTLFSEMKGRIKEDDSSVPVKDGPFAYGTFYVTGGEQPSFFRTPRDGGARSVLLDGDKEAEGKAYFRLGGVDHSTDHSRGLWSYDDKGSEYYTLRVRDLATGDDLADIIENTGGGGAWAPDGKSFFYTVLDDNHRPSKIFHHIVGTGQGDDRLVYEEEDPGFFMGVGGSMLDDFIYIDIHDHETSEYWLLPTSDLTGKPQLVAARETGLEYSLSEGGDVFYILTNADGAKDFKIMQTPVETPAREHWTDVVPHTAGRLIISHGAYARHLVWLEREAGLPQIKIRDRRTGEEHAIAFAEEAFSLGLAGAAEYDTDVIRFSYSSMTTPSQLYDYNMVTRERTLLKTQEVPSGHNPGDYVTRRVMAPAWDGAEVPVTLLYRRDLALDGSAPCLLYGYGAYGIAIPASFNTNCLSLADRGFVYAIAHIRGGKDKGFEWYEDGRMEKKTNTFKDFIAAADYLNQQKFTSYENIIAEGGSAGGMLMGAIANMAPEKFKGVIAAVPFVDVLNTMLDDTLPLTPPEWPEWGNPIEDKTAYERMAAYSPYDNVSEKPYPAILALGGLTDPRVTYWEPAKWVAKLREKTTGSEPILMKTNMDAGHGGASGRFQRLEEIAFEYAFAIKVAGKM, encoded by the coding sequence TTGTCCATCTTCAAAAATCTGCCACCTGCGCCCGCCGCCTTGAAAAAGCCGGTGACCGATACCCGCCACGGCATCACCCGCACGGACGACTATGCCTGGCTGCGCGCCGAAAACTGGCAGGCGATGTTCAAGGATCCCTCGATCCTCGATCCGGAGATCCGCAGGCATCTGGAGGCCGAGAACGCCTATATGAAGGCGGCGATGGCCGATACCGAAGCGCTGCAAAAGACGCTGTTTTCCGAGATGAAGGGCCGCATCAAGGAGGATGACTCATCCGTTCCGGTCAAGGACGGGCCGTTTGCCTATGGCACGTTCTATGTGACGGGCGGCGAGCAGCCGTCCTTCTTCCGCACGCCGCGCGACGGCGGTGCGCGTTCCGTGCTGCTTGACGGCGACAAGGAGGCGGAAGGCAAAGCCTATTTCCGTCTGGGCGGCGTCGATCACTCGACCGATCACAGCCGGGGTCTGTGGAGCTATGACGACAAGGGCTCGGAATATTATACGCTACGCGTGCGCGATCTCGCCACCGGCGATGACCTTGCCGATATCATCGAGAATACCGGCGGCGGCGGCGCCTGGGCGCCCGATGGCAAGAGCTTTTTCTACACCGTGCTCGACGACAACCATCGTCCCTCGAAAATCTTCCACCATATCGTCGGCACCGGGCAAGGCGACGACCGGCTGGTCTACGAGGAAGAGGATCCGGGCTTCTTCATGGGCGTCGGCGGCTCGATGCTCGACGACTTCATCTATATCGACATCCACGATCACGAGACCAGCGAATACTGGCTCCTGCCGACCTCCGATCTGACCGGCAAGCCGCAGCTGGTGGCGGCCCGCGAAACCGGCCTTGAATATTCGCTGTCTGAAGGCGGCGATGTCTTCTACATCCTCACCAATGCCGACGGCGCCAAGGATTTCAAGATCATGCAGACGCCGGTTGAGACACCGGCGCGGGAACACTGGACCGACGTCGTGCCGCATACGGCCGGCCGGCTCATCATCTCGCATGGCGCCTATGCACGCCATCTCGTCTGGCTGGAGCGCGAGGCCGGCCTGCCGCAGATCAAGATCCGCGACCGGCGCACCGGCGAGGAACATGCGATCGCCTTTGCCGAAGAGGCGTTTTCGCTGGGGCTTGCGGGTGCTGCCGAATACGACACCGACGTCATCCGCTTCTCCTATTCCTCGATGACGACGCCCAGCCAGCTCTACGACTACAATATGGTGACGCGCGAGCGCACGCTGCTGAAGACGCAGGAAGTGCCGTCCGGCCACAATCCCGGCGACTACGTCACCCGCCGCGTCATGGCGCCGGCTTGGGACGGCGCCGAGGTGCCGGTCACCCTGCTTTACCGCAGGGATTTGGCCCTCGACGGCTCGGCGCCCTGCCTGCTCTACGGCTACGGCGCCTATGGCATTGCCATTCCCGCCTCGTTCAACACCAATTGCCTGTCGCTCGCCGATCGCGGCTTCGTCTATGCCATCGCCCATATCCGCGGCGGCAAGGACAAGGGCTTTGAATGGTACGAAGACGGCCGGATGGAGAAGAAGACCAATACGTTCAAGGACTTCATCGCAGCAGCCGACTATTTGAATCAACAGAAGTTCACGTCCTACGAAAACATCATCGCCGAGGGCGGCTCAGCCGGCGGCATGCTGATGGGAGCGATTGCCAATATGGCACCGGAGAAATTCAAGGGCGTCATTGCCGCCGTACCCTTCGTCGATGTCCTGAACACCATGCTCGACGACACGCTGCCGCTGACCCCGCCGGAATGGCCGGAATGGGGCAACCCGATCGAGGACAAGACGGCCTATGAGCGCATGGCCGCCTATTCCCCTTACGACAACGTTTCGGAAAAGCCCTACCCGGCGATCCTGGCGCTGGGCGGCCTTACCGACCCGCGCGTCACCTATTGGGAACCGGCCAAGTGGGTCGCCAAGCTGCGCGAAAAAACCACGGGCTCGGAACCCATCCTGATGAAGACCAACATGGACGCCGGCCATGGCGGCGCCTCCGGCCGCTTCCAGCGCCTGGAGGAAATCGCCTTCGAATACGCATTCGCGATCAAGGTGGCGGGGAAGATGTAA
- a CDS encoding c-type cytochrome produces MGVRVRKLVTAVVLFGALAGGAAWFLTKPEPWPASHWEGLGDADIANGQQIFWAGGCTSCHAAAKSEGDAKLVLAGGLPLKSPFGTFHVPNISPDETAGIGSWTLAQFGDAMTRGVGKRGEHLYPSFPYGSYARMTAKDINDLWGFLKTLPKSTNVAPPHDLPFPYNIRLALGGWKLLFFTGTPRVSLDTSNPKIARGQYLVEGPGHCGECHTPRNGLGGFETAQWLGGAPNPEGEGRIPNITSGSKSIGAWSEGDIVTYLETGFTPDFDSAGGSMVEVQQNMAKLPASDREAIAAYLKAVPAVE; encoded by the coding sequence ATGGGTGTCAGGGTTCGAAAACTGGTAACGGCGGTGGTTCTGTTCGGCGCGCTTGCGGGCGGTGCCGCCTGGTTCCTGACCAAGCCCGAGCCGTGGCCGGCCTCCCATTGGGAGGGGCTGGGCGACGCGGATATCGCCAATGGCCAACAGATTTTCTGGGCAGGCGGCTGCACCAGCTGTCACGCGGCGGCGAAATCCGAGGGCGATGCCAAGCTGGTTCTGGCCGGGGGATTGCCGCTCAAAAGCCCGTTCGGCACGTTCCATGTTCCCAATATCTCCCCGGATGAAACCGCCGGGATCGGCAGCTGGACGCTGGCGCAATTCGGCGATGCGATGACGCGCGGCGTCGGCAAGCGGGGCGAACACCTCTATCCATCCTTTCCCTATGGTTCCTATGCCCGCATGACGGCCAAGGATATCAACGATCTCTGGGGCTTCCTCAAAACCCTGCCGAAGAGTACCAATGTCGCGCCGCCGCATGATCTGCCGTTTCCCTACAACATCCGCCTGGCGCTCGGCGGCTGGAAGCTGCTGTTCTTCACCGGCACGCCGCGCGTGAGCCTCGATACCAGCAATCCGAAAATTGCCCGTGGCCAGTATCTGGTCGAAGGCCCCGGCCATTGCGGCGAATGCCACACGCCGCGCAACGGGCTTGGAGGCTTCGAGACCGCGCAATGGCTCGGCGGCGCGCCAAACCCGGAAGGCGAGGGCCGCATCCCCAACATCACGTCAGGTTCAAAAAGCATCGGCGCCTGGAGCGAGGGCGATATCGTCACCTATCTCGAAACCGGCTTCACCCCCGATTTCGATTCGGCCGGCGGCTCGATGGTCGAGGTCCAGCAGAACATGGCAAAACTGCCCGCATCCGACCGCGAGGCGATCGCGGCTTATTTGAAAGCGGTGCCGGCGGTGGAGTAA
- the bla gene encoding class A beta-lactamase gives MSFTFNRRSFLIGSGLLLPGIGLAPQTVLAAGKDIEKQLAALEKQTGGRLGVYVLDTKTKASFSHRPDERFAMCSTFKALAAACVLARADKGEEKLDRKVQITKKHLLTYSPAVEKRVGGAMTVRELCDAAVTLSDNAAANLLLASFGGPKGLTDWLRTIGDATTRLDRWEPELNEAKIGDPRDTTTPKAMTETLGKLLLGDTLSTASRDQFTAWLVANTTGAKRLRAGLPKTWTIGEKTGTSGHGEAGDIGFVRPSENHTILVSVYIAEGKKPTKELEPVFADVGKLIAAMVG, from the coding sequence ATGTCGTTCACGTTCAATCGCCGCTCCTTCCTCATCGGCTCCGGCCTGTTGCTGCCCGGCATCGGCCTTGCGCCGCAAACGGTCCTTGCGGCTGGAAAAGACATCGAAAAGCAATTGGCAGCACTCGAAAAACAAACTGGCGGACGTCTCGGCGTCTACGTCCTCGATACGAAAACCAAGGCATCCTTTTCCCACCGGCCGGACGAGCGCTTTGCCATGTGCTCGACCTTCAAGGCGCTGGCGGCGGCCTGCGTGCTCGCGCGCGCCGACAAGGGCGAGGAAAAGCTCGACCGCAAGGTGCAGATTACCAAGAAGCATCTTTTGACCTATTCGCCCGCCGTCGAAAAGCGTGTCGGCGGCGCCATGACGGTGCGCGAACTCTGCGATGCCGCTGTCACGTTGAGCGACAATGCGGCGGCCAACCTGCTTCTGGCAAGCTTCGGCGGCCCCAAGGGGCTGACGGACTGGCTGCGCACGATCGGTGACGCCACCACCCGCCTCGACCGCTGGGAGCCGGAACTCAACGAGGCCAAGATCGGCGATCCCCGTGATACGACGACGCCAAAGGCGATGACGGAGACGCTCGGCAAGCTCCTACTCGGCGACACGCTATCGACAGCGTCCCGCGACCAGTTTACCGCCTGGCTTGTCGCCAATACGACGGGTGCCAAACGCCTGCGCGCAGGGCTTCCGAAAACTTGGACGATCGGTGAAAAGACCGGCACCAGCGGCCACGGCGAAGCCGGCGACATCGGCTTCGTGCGGCCCTCCGAAAACCACACCATCCTCGTCTCCGTCTATATCGCCGAGGGCAAGAAGCCGACGAAGGAGCTGGAGCCGGTTTTCGCCGACGTGGGCAAACTGATCGCCGCCATGGTGGGTTAA
- a CDS encoding type II toxin-antitoxin system HicA family toxin: MLSSDVISNLRKDGWYEVARKGSHVQFKHPGKPGRVTVPHPRRDIPIGTLKSIEKQADLKLR, from the coding sequence ATACTTAGCTCCGATGTCATTTCCAATCTGAGGAAGGACGGCTGGTACGAGGTGGCTAGAAAGGGCAGTCATGTCCAATTCAAGCACCCCGGCAAGCCTGGTCGAGTGACGGTTCCCCACCCTAGGCGTGACATTCCCATCGGAACGCTGAAAAGCATCGAAAAGCAGGCCGACTTAAAACTGAGGTAG
- a CDS encoding GNAT family N-acetyltransferase has translation MLQTLPLAPAIRAPMVTIRTAKQRDLPALRELISELAAHHGDAAAVTPENLERDLFGRMPWITALVAEAAGELIGYAILVPLYRAQQGARGMELHHLYVRSAHRGTGIGRHLVAKAREQARMAGATYLSVSAATGNFQAHRFYESENFTPGPVTGMRYLQTLA, from the coding sequence ATGCTGCAGACCCTTCCTCTTGCGCCCGCCATCCGCGCCCCGATGGTCACCATCCGCACCGCCAAGCAGCGCGACTTGCCTGCACTGCGAGAACTGATCAGCGAACTTGCCGCCCATCACGGCGACGCCGCCGCCGTGACACCCGAAAATCTTGAGCGCGACCTGTTCGGCCGCATGCCGTGGATCACGGCGCTGGTGGCCGAGGCTGCGGGCGAACTGATCGGCTACGCCATCCTCGTGCCGCTCTACCGCGCCCAGCAGGGTGCGCGCGGCATGGAACTGCACCATCTCTACGTGCGCAGCGCCCATCGCGGCACCGGCATCGGCCGCCACCTCGTTGCCAAGGCCCGCGAGCAGGCACGCATGGCCGGCGCCACCTATCTCTCCGTCAGCGCTGCCACCGGCAATTTCCAGGCGCACCGCTTCTACGAATCGGAAAACTTCACGCCCGGCCCAGTTACCGGCATGCGCTACCTGCAGACGCTGGCGTAA
- a CDS encoding c-type cytochrome, with protein MKLKMILTALVIAGCGVSAVIAADDPVKVREGLMKQIGGSMGALAGIAKGEKPYDAEIVKASLTTISTNIKAFPDQFPAGSEANSEASPKIWENMDDFKAKAAKLGADADVALAQLPADQAGVGAALGIIGKSCGDCHQAYRVKK; from the coding sequence ATGAAGCTGAAAATGATACTGACGGCACTCGTGATTGCAGGCTGTGGCGTAAGCGCCGTCATCGCTGCGGATGATCCGGTCAAGGTCCGCGAAGGGCTGATGAAGCAGATCGGCGGATCGATGGGCGCGCTTGCCGGCATCGCCAAGGGCGAAAAGCCCTATGACGCCGAGATCGTCAAGGCGTCGCTGACGACGATCAGCACCAATATCAAGGCGTTTCCGGACCAGTTCCCGGCAGGCTCCGAGGCCAATTCCGAAGCTTCCCCGAAAATCTGGGAGAACATGGACGACTTCAAGGCCAAGGCCGCCAAGCTCGGCGCTGACGCCGATGTGGCGCTTGCCCAGCTTCCGGCAGACCAGGCCGGCGTGGGTGCAGCACTTGGCATTATCGGCAAAAGCTGCGGCGACTGTCATCAGGCCTACCGCGTCAAGAAATGA
- a CDS encoding type II toxin-antitoxin system HicB family antitoxin, producing the protein MRNYIGLIHKDPGSDYGVSFPDFPGVISAGTDLDDARQMASEALAFHLEGLVEDGSNIPEPSSLENIMADADNRKGVAILVGVRMETKKAVRVNVTLPEDVLRQIDRFAESKGLTRSGFIALAALHEIDRDDAA; encoded by the coding sequence ATGCGCAATTATATCGGACTGATCCACAAGGACCCCGGCAGCGACTATGGCGTGTCCTTTCCCGATTTTCCCGGCGTGATCTCGGCAGGCACCGATCTCGACGACGCCCGGCAGATGGCGAGCGAAGCTTTGGCATTTCATTTGGAAGGTCTGGTTGAGGATGGATCCAACATTCCAGAGCCCTCCAGCCTCGAAAACATCATGGCCGATGCGGACAACAGAAAAGGCGTTGCCATTCTTGTCGGAGTGAGGATGGAGACGAAGAAGGCTGTGCGTGTCAATGTCACGCTTCCGGAAGATGTTCTTCGCCAGATTGACCGGTTTGCCGAATCCAAGGGATTGACGCGGTCCGGGTTCATCGCGCTTGCCGCCCTGCACGAGATCGACCGGGACGATGCGGCCTGA
- a CDS encoding protein adenylyltransferase SelO, which produces MTSSVREKTAAAAPIPFDNSYARLPQHFHAAAVPTPVSEPWLIKFNRPLAIELGLDADALEREGAAIFSGNAIPAGAEPLGMAYAGHQFGQFVPLLGDGRAILIGEVIDIHGRRRDIQLKGAGKTPYSRRGDGRAALGPVLREYIVSEAMFALGIPATRALAAVVTGEPVYRERVLPGGVITRVAASHIRVGTFQFLAARGDTEGLKVLSDHVIARHYPGIETQERPYLTLLQAVIERQASLIARWLCAGFIHGVMNTDNCAISGETIDFGPCAFLDAYDPAKVFSSIDRGGRYAYGRQPAIGQWNMARLAETLLPLLDPEPSEAVNLANDAIGNYGALFQTHWLTGMKAKIGLHTEEDGDLDLVQGLLSAMHRNETDFTLTFRKLCDAAEGSAKDGPLRDLFAGTADIDAWLAAWRERTGREPLSDAQTAAVMRAVNPAIIPRNHRIEQAIRAAEDDGDFSLFEALNDALARPYEDRPGFAAYAAPPAPSEEVLKTFCGT; this is translated from the coding sequence ATGACATCATCCGTGCGCGAAAAGACGGCAGCGGCCGCCCCCATTCCCTTTGACAACAGCTATGCCCGGCTGCCGCAGCATTTTCATGCGGCGGCTGTTCCGACACCGGTTTCCGAGCCTTGGCTGATCAAGTTCAACCGGCCGCTGGCAATCGAGCTTGGGCTCGATGCCGATGCGCTGGAGCGCGAGGGGGCGGCGATCTTTTCCGGCAATGCGATACCCGCCGGCGCCGAACCGCTCGGCATGGCCTATGCCGGCCATCAGTTCGGTCAATTCGTGCCGCTCCTGGGCGACGGGCGGGCGATCCTGATCGGCGAAGTCATCGATATCCATGGCAGGCGCCGCGATATCCAGCTGAAGGGCGCGGGCAAGACGCCCTATTCGCGGCGTGGCGACGGGCGCGCGGCACTTGGACCGGTCCTGCGCGAATATATCGTCAGCGAAGCAATGTTTGCATTGGGCATCCCGGCAACCCGGGCGCTTGCCGCCGTCGTTACCGGCGAGCCGGTCTACCGCGAGAGGGTGCTTCCCGGCGGCGTCATCACCCGCGTGGCGGCCAGCCATATTCGCGTCGGCACCTTCCAGTTCCTGGCAGCGCGGGGCGACACCGAGGGGCTGAAGGTGCTTTCGGATCATGTCATTGCGCGGCATTACCCCGGCATCGAGACCCAGGAGCGTCCCTATCTGACGCTGTTGCAAGCGGTGATCGAGCGGCAGGCGTCGCTGATTGCGCGCTGGCTTTGCGCCGGCTTCATTCACGGCGTGATGAACACCGACAATTGCGCCATATCAGGCGAAACCATCGATTTTGGTCCTTGCGCCTTTCTCGATGCCTATGACCCGGCAAAGGTATTTTCCTCGATCGACCGGGGCGGACGCTATGCCTATGGCCGCCAGCCGGCGATTGGCCAATGGAACATGGCGCGGCTGGCAGAAACCCTGCTGCCGCTGCTCGACCCGGAACCGTCGGAAGCCGTCAATCTCGCCAATGATGCGATTGGCAATTATGGCGCGCTGTTCCAGACCCATTGGCTCACCGGCATGAAGGCAAAGATCGGCCTGCACACCGAGGAGGATGGCGACCTTGATCTGGTTCAGGGCTTGCTGAGCGCCATGCACCGCAACGAAACCGATTTCACGCTGACCTTCCGCAAGCTCTGCGATGCCGCCGAAGGCAGCGCCAAGGACGGTCCGCTTCGCGATCTCTTTGCCGGTACAGCCGATATCGACGCCTGGCTTGCCGCGTGGCGCGAGCGGACCGGGCGCGAACCCCTGTCCGACGCGCAGACGGCTGCCGTCATGCGCGCCGTCAATCCCGCGATCATCCCGCGCAACCACCGGATCGAGCAGGCGATCCGCGCGGCGGAGGACGATGGAGATTTCTCATTGTTCGAGGCGCTGAACGACGCCCTTGCCAGGCCCTACGAGGACCGGCCGGGCTTTGCAGCCTACGCGGCGCCGCCCGCGCCGTCGGAAGAAGTTTTGAAGACGTTTTGCGGGACGTGA
- a CDS encoding glucose/quinate/shikimate family membrane-bound PQQ-dependent dehydrogenase, protein MLILLTAIVFALIGLGLGGGGLWLIVLGGSWYYAIAGLGFLITAFLLLARRGAALTVYALLIIGTLAWAIWEVGFDWWQLGPRGGVIILLGLWLLLPAIRRGLGFVSPTGQVYKASALPLGLAVIASIAVAGYSMTQDPLDLAGELPVGTATAAADLGGNVPDGEWHQYGRTPYGQRYSPLSQITPGNVGTLQEAWQYQTGDVKRPDDVGETTYQVTPLKIHDTLYMCTPHNLAIALDAATGKEKWKFDANSGMNPDRQHQTCRGVTYYADPAAVAGSACAERVYLPTADARLIALDAANGKVCESFAEKGTLHLEKGMQYNPAGYYYSTSPPVITAGKIIIGGAVNDNYSTQEQSGVIRAFDVNSGALIWNWDSGNPDVTTPLPEGQTYTTNSPNSWSVFSYDDKLNLVFIPLGNQVPDQLGMNRSEHVEKYSSSIVALDITTGAVRWVRQTVHHDLWDMDVPAQPVLLDITGKDGQPVPALVGPTKQGDIYVLDRRTGEPIIPVKEIPAPTGAIAEDFTAPTQPISDLTFSPPPLTDKNMWGVTMFDQLACRIDFKRLKYEGRYTPPSLQGSLIYPGNFGTFNWGSVAVDPERQVMFGMPTYLAFTSRLVPRDQIPAKGQDEKGSEQGLNRNDGAPYGVFMGPFLGPLGIPCQAPPWGYVAGADLKTGQIAYKHRNGTVRDMTPLPLPFKVGVPGIGGPMITKGGVAFLGAAVDNYIRAYELTTGKVLWEGRLPAGGQSTPMSYATDDGTQFVLIVAGGHGSVGTKPGDYVIAYKLAK, encoded by the coding sequence ATGTTGATTTTGTTGACGGCCATCGTCTTCGCACTGATCGGGCTTGGGCTCGGCGGCGGCGGGCTTTGGCTCATCGTGCTCGGCGGCAGCTGGTATTATGCCATTGCCGGCCTCGGCTTCCTCATCACCGCCTTTCTCCTGTTGGCGCGGCGCGGCGCAGCACTCACCGTCTATGCGCTTTTGATCATCGGCACGCTCGCCTGGGCGATCTGGGAAGTCGGCTTCGACTGGTGGCAGCTTGGACCGCGCGGCGGCGTCATCATCCTGCTCGGCCTCTGGCTGCTGTTGCCGGCCATCCGCCGCGGCCTTGGCTTTGTCAGCCCGACCGGCCAGGTCTACAAGGCCAGCGCCCTGCCGCTCGGCCTTGCCGTGATCGCCTCGATCGCCGTTGCCGGCTACTCGATGACGCAGGACCCGCTTGATCTTGCCGGCGAACTGCCGGTTGGAACGGCGACCGCAGCTGCCGATCTCGGCGGCAATGTCCCCGACGGCGAATGGCACCAATATGGCCGCACGCCCTATGGCCAGCGCTATTCGCCGCTCTCGCAGATCACGCCTGGCAATGTGGGCACCCTGCAGGAGGCCTGGCAATATCAGACCGGCGACGTGAAGCGCCCCGACGATGTCGGCGAAACCACTTATCAGGTGACGCCGCTGAAAATCCACGACACGCTCTACATGTGCACGCCGCACAACCTGGCAATTGCGCTCGATGCGGCGACCGGCAAGGAAAAATGGAAGTTCGACGCCAATTCCGGCATGAACCCGGACCGGCAGCACCAGACCTGCCGTGGCGTGACCTATTATGCCGATCCGGCCGCCGTGGCCGGCAGTGCCTGCGCCGAACGGGTCTATCTGCCGACCGCCGATGCACGGCTGATCGCGCTCGATGCCGCCAATGGCAAGGTCTGCGAGAGCTTTGCCGAAAAGGGGACGCTGCATCTTGAAAAAGGCATGCAGTACAATCCGGCCGGCTATTATTACTCTACCTCGCCGCCGGTGATCACCGCCGGCAAGATCATCATCGGCGGTGCCGTCAACGACAACTATTCGACGCAGGAACAATCCGGCGTCATCCGCGCCTTCGACGTCAACAGCGGCGCGCTGATCTGGAACTGGGACAGCGGCAATCCGGACGTAACGACGCCCCTGCCGGAAGGCCAGACCTACACGACCAACTCGCCCAACAGCTGGTCCGTGTTCAGCTATGACGACAAGCTCAACCTTGTCTTCATCCCGCTTGGCAACCAGGTGCCCGACCAGCTCGGCATGAACCGAAGCGAGCATGTGGAGAAATATTCCTCGTCGATCGTGGCGCTGGATATCACCACAGGCGCCGTCCGCTGGGTGCGCCAGACCGTGCATCACGATCTCTGGGACATGGACGTTCCCGCCCAGCCGGTGCTGCTCGACATTACCGGCAAGGACGGCCAGCCGGTTCCGGCCCTTGTCGGCCCTACCAAGCAGGGTGATATCTACGTGCTCGACCGGCGCACCGGCGAGCCGATCATCCCGGTCAAGGAGATCCCGGCCCCGACCGGCGCAATCGCCGAGGATTTCACCGCGCCGACACAGCCGATCTCCGACCTCACCTTCTCGCCGCCACCCTTGACGGACAAGAACATGTGGGGCGTGACGATGTTCGACCAGCTCGCCTGCCGGATCGACTTCAAGCGGCTGAAATATGAAGGCCGCTACACGCCGCCATCGCTGCAAGGCAGCCTGATCTATCCCGGCAATTTCGGCACGTTCAACTGGGGCTCGGTCGCGGTCGATCCCGAACGGCAGGTGATGTTCGGCATGCCGACCTATCTGGCCTTCACCTCCAGGCTCGTGCCGCGCGACCAGATCCCGGCCAAGGGGCAGGATGAGAAGGGTTCCGAACAGGGCCTCAACCGCAATGACGGCGCACCTTACGGCGTCTTCATGGGGCCGTTCCTCGGGCCGCTTGGCATTCCCTGCCAGGCGCCGCCATGGGGCTATGTCGCCGGGGCCGATCTCAAGACCGGCCAGATCGCCTACAAGCACAGGAACGGCACCGTGCGGGACATGACGCCGCTGCCCCTGCCCTTCAAGGTCGGCGTGCCCGGCATCGGCGGCCCGATGATCACCAAGGGCGGCGTCGCCTTCCTGGGAGCTGCCGTCGACAACTATATCCGCGCCTATGAGCTGACCACCGGCAAGGTGCTGTGGGAAGGCCGACTGCCCGCCGGCGGGCAGTCCACCCCGATGAGCTACGCCACCGATGACGGCACCCAGTTCGTCCTGATCGTCGCCGGCGGCCACGGCTCTGTCGGCACCAAGCCGGGCGACTACGTGATCGCCTACAAGCTGGCGAAGTAA